One Ciconia boyciana chromosome 16, ASM3463844v1, whole genome shotgun sequence genomic window, ATCATGGGTAAGTTCCCAGTAAAGCCAAAGAGGATTGGGGTGCTAGTACCATTGGCTTGGGAGGGAGCAAGTTTGTGTCTTCTTGTACTCTTGATTAAAGAGTGACGTGTGTCACTCTTTTGTAAATTGTGTAACATTTACATTTGTGTACTGTTGTAAATTGTGACCTGTACTCTTGATTAAATAGTGAAAATCAGGAACTTTTCAGCTGACAGTTGCTTTGCTCTGAGACTGTCTTTTTTCCACTAGGACCTGATCTACAGCTGGCTGGAGGAAAAAGTGGTTCCCTGCTGTCTTCTGTTCCAGAATAAAATAAGTTATGGAAAATCTGGGAGTTGAAgtctgtttttgtttgggtttttttgtaaaggtTATCTACTTGAACAGAGATGGTTTTGAACAGGTAGAAAGGATTTTGGGTTAAAACGCTTTCTGAAATTCAAGCAGCTGTGAGCTTACCCTTCATAGCAAAACCTGCTCCTCGCTGATACCTAAAGACTTCAGTGTCTGCAGATGCTGAAAGTTGAAGAGCAATTCATGGTTAGTGTGACAAAATTACTTACGGCTAAGCTAGCACTGGTGACAGAAGTGGTTCTTGTGGTCTGCTTGGAAGCTCAAAGATAAAGGAGAAGTGAGAGGCAGTAGTGCAGCCATCAGGTTCCTTGTCTTGTAAGCCCTTAAAATGGAGTGTGTTTAACTCCAGGGCTAGGCTACACCCTTGGCTAGAAAACCTCCCTTTTTGAAATGGGAAAGGAGGGTGTGTGTAGCAGTTAGTCTTGTGCACCAACAGCTCTGCTCATGAGCTGGGTGGGATTCCTGGCAGGACGCTGCCCTGTGACAGCACTCGTTTTTAAAACTTGTTGGTTTTGCCCAGTGCATCAAGGTGCTGCTGATTGCCATGTTCAAAGTCACCTGCATGGGCTGTGCTGAGGCGTGGCCAGAGCTGGTTTGAGGAGGTTTTGGTGCTGTCTTGGGAAGTTGATGTGAGGATCGGGCTCATTCTTGTCACGAAAGCGGTTTTGCTGAGTGCTTGCGAATAAATAACATGCCTAACAGGCTGCCTTGGTACCATTGTAAGGTGGCTCTGATGCAAACAAAGGTTAATTTGAGACGTGGGAACACAAGATGGGCTCCAAGCTAGAGATTACATCTGAAACAGGCTTATAGACTAATCTTCCGTAATGCTCATTTGAACTGGCTGAAAGCAGCCTGCTGTGAGCTTGAGGGGGTTTTGAGGTTCCCTGGCTTGTGGCCAGGATCTCTCTTGCCATCTCTGCAGTAAACCGCTCCTCCCCAGCTGACACACAGCAAATAGCATCCCGAGTGGAAAAAGGCTGTGCTCAGACCTGCTCCCACAGATGCGGCACAGCGCCGGGCACCAggcctccctgccagcccaggccTCCACGCTTTAACCCCACTCCCATCCCTGCCTCCGGGGCCGTTCCCCAGTTGAAGGCTCACTGCTACATGCTACAGCTCCTCTGCTGCGGGAGGTAGCGGGTCTCAGCCCCACCCCATTTgccaaaacaacagaaacaggCATAACAGAAAACAATCATTCAGCGTTTATGTGATTACACAAAGTGGGAAGGTGTCTCAGGTTACCGCTCCCACTGCTGTGCCCTATCAACCCTCCAGCCACCACCAGCTGGAGTAGCCTCCCCCAGCGGGTCTTCCTTAGCTTACACAGGATGGCTGAAGGGTTCAAATCTTCAcctcccttgggttttttgggaggaaagaaagagagtgaTGATCACTTAGATTCACCCAACAAGCTAGCAGGTTCCCTAACCCACCTGGCATGGGGCTGCCTTCTCAAAGCACTTAGAGGGCACCACATGGTCCCTGTGcaagaaaaacccaacaagcCCACTACCACACACATGTGGGCTGTAGGCCAGCTCTCATCTCCAGGATGCTCAAAGGCCAGCCGTGTTTCTGATGTCCCAGCTGAGCTGCACTAAACCCTACTCTTAGCTGATGGCTTTTAAGACCCTTCCTTGATTGGAAACACCATGACCtagagaaggggaaaatgacAGGGCACACTGCGTGTCTTGTCACAGGAGAGGCTTGCCACTGGCTTTACCACTGATCATGGAGGCAAACAGATGCTTCTGGAAAATGGCACACATCAacccagagctggctggaatTTGGGCTTTCTGCAGTCCAGGAGGGAGGGCTTCTCCAAACACACCACCTTCCTGTTAGCTGGATGATCTAGTCTCCAGTCCAAGGATTCATCATGCCTGTTGTGGTCCCACCACGGTGACAACCATTTGAGCTGGGGTGCAAGGTGGCAAGGTGAAGGGCGTCTTCCAGCCAGAGGCTGACACATATACATGTCTCCAGCACCTTCTTCCAGCATCACCATACCCCTCCTGTGCTTCCCAGCTGTGTTCGTGGGGCTGGGAGGTCGCAGCCACATGCCATGGTGCTTCTTAGTGCCCCAAAGGCCACATTCAATCACGTTGAACCATGAAACAAGTTGCTGGAGATCCCCAAGGAAATACTGGCTTCAGCTTGTGCcttaccaccaccaccaccagctgcAGTGTGGAGGGTCTGCTCCTTGGGCTGGCTGGCCAGCTGGGGAGAGCCCTCAGGAGGGAGACGGTGGCCTTcgggaaagagaagaaaagccacAGGAGTCCTTGGACTTGCCCCCATGGGCCACTGCCCGGCCTCACCGCTGGTAGAGGGTCATGATCCCTGCTCGGTGCAGGCTGTTCCACAGTGCCGCCTCCAGCATCATGTCGTGGTTGGCATAAAACACCAGCGGTTTCTTCTCCAGCTCGTAGTAGTGGTCTGAGAACTGCTCGTAGTTGGCGGTGATGAACCCGTAGGCACTgacctgcagggagggaggtgggacaGACGGATGCATGATGGGGTTAGGGCTCAGCCTAAGTGCTCCATgcaccaccactgccaccacccctctggggacaggggatggcATACGTAGGACAGCCACCACAACACGCTGGTGCCCACCAGGAGCCTTACAGCAGCTAGTCACAAGTCCCCAGCAGCCAAACGGCGGGGACCCTGGTCCCCAGGAGGAGGGTGGCCCCGTGGCCTCTTACCTGGTCGCAGGTGTGGAGCGCAGTGAGGAGCATGAGGGCGCCGGTGCTGGGCATGTAGAGCAAGCCGTACTGCGTGTTCAGGAGCTCCGACCGCAGGAACCTGCTGGTGGACGTGGTGGGTCGGGGGGGCTCACCGCCAGCACGGCACCGCGGCCCCCAGCACCAgacccagcagcacccagcgcCTGTCCAGCCCCCACCATGCACTCGGTGACGCTGGTGCCTGGCAAGGCAGGAGCACTGAGTGAAACGCAGTGCTCGTGTGGATTCTCTGATGGCTGCTACTAAGGTTCAGCTCATTCGCTGCAGGCTGCTGAAAGGCACCTCCCTGCTGTTTGAAATCATCCCAACCCAGGCGCCTGCTTTCATGAGAGGTAGGAAAAGACAATCCCTTTGGGCCCCACCCCTGCTCCTGTTAGACTAGGtcaacatttaatttattttgggaGATGGGAGGCGAGGTGAGCACGGTGAGGCTGTGGGACTCTCACTGCTAGGAGGGGACgtgagctgtgctgcagtgaaTGGGAATGGAGGGGGACAAATCTCTCTGCTTTatctgcagagagcaggacaGAGGTGGTTCCAGTGCCTGGGGAGGACTGGGACTGCACTTTGCTGGGCAGCCACCGGTCTGTACTGGAGAGAGCAGTGGTCAGAGGCAGACGGTCTGAGCCCAGCccggagcagagctgggcagcagccaTGGTCCTCATCATCCTCACCTTGCTGTCAGGTACTGCAAGAAATCAGGATGCAGCAGCTTGAACTTCTCTGCAGAAGCCTCCGGTCCAAAATACTTCTGTGGCCTGCAgcggggagaggagaagggcagAATTTGCATCACAGGAGTCTGGGGGCTACTTGGGGTTTATCCCACCAGGGACAGATGTGGGGTGAGGGCAGGCAAGTCATGCTCCCTCCGGTGCATCACCGAAGGTTATGGGGCTACTCACTCATCCCCCTTGTCTGAGCCCTCGGGGACCGGGCTGCCCTGGATGGCCGACTTCAGCATCACGTAGTCGCGGACGTCCGAGGGGATGAAGATGTACCTCAGGTCCTGCAGCGGGGACACAGACGTGGTGCTTGGGGGAGCTTTGGGGCACTGCCCACACCAGCAGGGCGAGGGCTGAGGGCTCCTGAGATGGGGAGAAGGTTTGGGGGGCAAGCCCAGCCTCAGGGGACAATTTGGGGTCACCTCCCCAAGCAGCCCTTGGGTTCTCACCTTGGCCTGGGGTATCTGGGTGAAGCCATACTCCTCGTAGGCGATGAGGGAGTTCTTCATGGTGTTCACCGTGAAGCCGTAGAAGGAGATCTTGGTCCCGACATCCTCCTCGAAGCCTTTGATCACGGCACCATTGAGCCTGCGGGAGAAGGGCAGGATGTGTGTCCGGGGCCAGCCGCTCCCCAGCACGCATGGCCCCATCCTACCCAGGACCCGTCCCCACCTGAAGACCAAGTCGTGAGCGTCGATTGCCTTGCCCTGCCGTGAGCCATTGAGGATGCCGCCGTTGCCCACCACGGCACAGCGGACGCAGCCCCCGGGGAAGGCGTCCCTGTCGAAGAGCTGCCTGTTGGCAGAGGCGTTGAGGAGCCGGAGGGTGCTGCCCACCACTGGAACGGAGCAGGATGCGTCCAGTCAGTGGGGAAAAGGTGTGTGTCAGCCCACGCGAGCACTTAAGCGTGCAACATCACGCACAGACAAGCTTGTGCAAGATCACATCCAGGAGCAGCACACAAGAAAGCTCACACCACCTTCATGCAGGAGAGGGGTCTACaagtgggatggggggacaccagCCAGATCCTCCTCTCCCAGGTTCAGCATCAGCCCCCTCGCAGCCCCCCACGTACTTAAGCCCGCTCCAAACAGCGGCTGCCTGAGGCCGTGCAAGGCACGGGGATGCATCCGGAcatctccagccccagccctgtggatgctgctgcctgcgctggccatgtcccctcctgACAATGTCTCCTTGCAACTGCCACCGGTTCACTCCCCCCCGCCGTCCCCAGCACTTCCCAGCCCAGGGATTGAAGCCAGCGGCtgccagggagagcagagagtGGGTTTGGGGTAGGAAGAGAAACAATCTCCGTCCACAACAATGGAGCGGGTTGTCCGAGCTCCTCCGGCCCCAGTTAATAATCATGCACACACTGGAGCTTTTATTGGGGGAAAATGTCACAAGATGCAGCAAGCAGCATTTGCAAAGCCGTCCCCTCTGCCTCGCGCCCTGGGAGGCAGAGTGGGAAGAGGTCAAGGTCCCTGgctcctctgcagggctcctctgcctgccccatgTCTTCAGTCCCTtctgctgggctccccaggcCCCTCGAGCTGCCCCGCACCCTCCCATCTCCCCCCTTGCCCCATCTGCTGCCACCCCCATCCCGGCTGGGTCCACACCTGCATGGGACAAGCCTTGCCAGCCGTAGGGGACATGTCGTGTCTTCAGCCTGTCCCAGGTCTCCGGGGTGAAGTGCTGGTCCCACATCAGCACAGGGGTGTCGAAGCGGAAGACCTCCCCGAACTTGGGGTCTGCCTTTGCTCTGGCCATCACCGAGTGGAGGCACGTGCTCggctgggagggaagaggacCTCGGCTCAGTCTCCAGCCTGGGTCTACCTTCCCTCTGGACATCTCCACCCCTCAGCAGGCACCGGGGAGAGGACAAACCCAGGGACAGAAATGCTCCTCGTCCATCCCATGTTCTGCTGTGTCACCCAGGCAGGGCACTGCTTCATGCCTCGGGTTCCTGCTGCAAAACACCCTTTGGTACCCAGCTCACCGGGGCTGGGAGGACCAGGGCTTCCAGAGTCACCTGAGAGCATAAGCCCCATGAAAGATTCAGCACCTTCTAGTGTGGGCACCCCACTAACGGCCTTTGCTGTACGAGAACAGCCCCAGCGCCCAGGACCAGTCCCTTCCAGAGCCTGGGTCCGTCCTCACAAGTCTCCAGCCCGGGCTGGTGGCCCAGGCATCACGGGGTTGGAGGGAGTGGGTGATGCTGGCTCCAACCTCCACATTGGGGAATTGCTCGGGGAGGTGCTGCAACCGCAGCTGGGAGGCCTGGGGAGACCCACGTGCATGGACGGAGGAGCTTGCTcctccacacacacatacaaaactCCTTCCAGGCGATGCTGCTCCTCCTCAGCTTCCCCACACAGACCTTCAACCAACAAAACCCGGCAGGGAGGGGCACAGGGGACGCTGACCGTACTGTGCTAATGATTACCTGCTTTCTGCTGGGCTTGGGCTCCTCCAGTTCGGCAGAAGGCTTGAAGGACTTCCCACTGGAAAGGGGGAAACATATAGCAGTTAAAAATCCATCACTTGGGCACTGGGGAACCCCACAGTGGGCAGGGGGCTCCCAGCTTGTGCCAGGACCACCGTACACACCTTCCCCCCTTACCTCTCTAAGCCACCGCCAAGGGCCCGTTGACGGCTGCCGGCTCGGAGCGATGTCCCCAGTGGAGCCAGGACCAGCGGCTCCggctgcagcaggctgggagAAGAAGCCGGTGGGGGCTCAGCCAGGGAAGTGACACTGAGCCACcgcaccccaacacccccccacCTGCGAGAGCCACGGGGCAGGACCACGTCCCCTCCACTCAGTTCCCCTCCATCACTGCCTGCGCCCACCCACCCCCTGTCTGCGTGTCTTTCTGCAAGCAGAGAGCCACAGATTTGCAAAATACTGGGTTTATGAAGAAAGCAGCCGCCATCTCCTGGTGAGTCCCCTCCCGGGGGGTCCCTCCAGGACCCCCACGTACCAAAAACTGCACCCAGCCTGCAGCCTTGGGGGGACCCTGCCGAGACCTCCCCAGCTTTTCCCACCATCCCACCCTTCCCGAGCCTGAGGGGGACGGGGCTGGCGCAAGCTGCGCAGGCCAGCAGGACACATTTAGTTGCTACACTGGAGAAGCAATCAGCAACCGGGATCTGGAGGCTCTCAGGGTGCACGGGACCCCCGTCTGCCACGGGGCCAGCTGGGGCATGGCCTGATCCTTCATTTAGTGCTGGGGGACAGAGGCATGTTGGGGTGCCCTGAGCCCTGCGgggccaggcagagcagacCCAGCCTCCCGGGgagggtgtggggctggggacgggcAGGGTCGCAGCCTGGCGAGCAGGAGGTGGGAGCCCACCGGAGGGGAACAGGCTCCCATTCATCCCCGCACAGAAGGGCCCTTCAGAGCCCCCCGGCGCCGCCTCCAGCCCAGCCGGCAGGTGCTCAGGCCAGAAGGGGGGTATTGTGGAGGAGACAAGGGCCCCCTTGTTATGGGATCTCTGCTTGGGAGCCCAGGGACAGGTAGAGGCAGGTGGGGAGCGGAGCTCTGCCTCCCCCCGGCACGatgctgcccagcacagcaggcaTTGGGTTTCCGTCCCCGCTATGGCCCCTGTCAACACCAGCAGCACTGACAGCCCTGCCCGGGAGCGGATCCAGACCAGTTT contains:
- the ST6GALNAC2 gene encoding alpha-N-acetylgalactosaminide alpha-2,6-sialyltransferase 2 isoform X1, yielding MFNPRLGEKAAQKCFFFSASLNQSAWCLLPPAHTLPPLRRNIPACSKVQLGTRGRTEPGGSRVRTHRAGSGAERRGPGSLRGPLQAARPAVSLVRAARAPTLPLAWAAPAVEVPGMGSPHWKRLCLLLLAGLTSSLLLYGHYYATVESPTSQRIIASLLQPEPLVLAPLGTSLRAGSRQRALGGGLESGKSFKPSAELEEPKPSRKQPSTCLHSVMARAKADPKFGEVFRFDTPVLMWDQHFTPETWDRLKTRHVPYGWQGLSHAVVGSTLRLLNASANRQLFDRDAFPGGCVRCAVVGNGGILNGSRQGKAIDAHDLVFRLNGAVIKGFEEDVGTKISFYGFTVNTMKNSLIAYEEYGFTQIPQAKDLRYIFIPSDVRDYVMLKSAIQGSPVPEGSDKGDEPQKYFGPEASAEKFKLLHPDFLQYLTARHQRHRVHGGGWTGAGCCWVWCWGPRCRAGGEPPRPTTSTSRFLRSELLNTQYGLLYMPSTGALMLLTALHTCDQVSAYGFITANYEQFSDHYYELEKKPLVFYANHDMMLEAALWNSLHRAGIMTLYQR
- the ST6GALNAC2 gene encoding alpha-N-acetylgalactosaminide alpha-2,6-sialyltransferase 2 isoform X2, translated to MGSPHWKRLCLLLLAGLTSSLLLYGHYYATVESPTSQRIIASLLQPEPLVLAPLGTSLRAGSRQRALGGGLESGKSFKPSAELEEPKPSRKQPSTCLHSVMARAKADPKFGEVFRFDTPVLMWDQHFTPETWDRLKTRHVPYGWQGLSHAVVGSTLRLLNASANRQLFDRDAFPGGCVRCAVVGNGGILNGSRQGKAIDAHDLVFRLNGAVIKGFEEDVGTKISFYGFTVNTMKNSLIAYEEYGFTQIPQAKDLRYIFIPSDVRDYVMLKSAIQGSPVPEGSDKGDEPQKYFGPEASAEKFKLLHPDFLQYLTASRFLRSELLNTQYGLLYMPSTGALMLLTALHTCDQVSAYGFITANYEQFSDHYYELEKKPLVFYANHDMMLEAALWNSLHRAGIMTLYQR
- the ST6GALNAC2 gene encoding alpha-N-acetylgalactosaminide alpha-2,6-sialyltransferase 2 isoform X3; amino-acid sequence: MGSPHWKRLCLLLLAGLTSSLLLYGHYYATVESPTSQRIIASLLQPEPLVLAPLGTSLRAGSRQRALGGGLESGKSFKPSAELEEPKPSRKQPSTCLHSVMARAKADPKFGEVFRFDTPVLMWDQHFTPETWDRLKTRHVPYGWQGLSHAVVGSTLRLLNASANRQLFDRDAFPGGCVRCAVVGNGGILNGSRQGKAIDAHDLVFRLNGAVIKGFEEDVGTKISFYGFTVNTMKNSLIAYEEYGFTQIPQAKDLRYIFIPSDVRDYVMLKSAIQGSPVPEGSDKGDEPQKYFGPEASAEKFKLLHPDFLQYLTARFLRSELLNTQYGLLYMPSTGALMLLTALHTCDQVSAYGFITANYEQFSDHYYELEKKPLVFYANHDMMLEAALWNSLHRAGIMTLYQR